The following proteins come from a genomic window of Micavibrio aeruginosavorus EPB:
- a CDS encoding electron transfer flavoprotein-ubiquinone oxidoreductase — protein sequence MTEPRTDRESMEYDVVIVGAGPSGLSCAIRLKQLAAERGTDISVCVIEKGSEVGAHLMSGAVFEPRALNELIPDWKEKGAPLHVQAKTDRFLFLTKNKSFRLPTPPQMHNHGNYIISLSMLGRWLATQAEELGVEIYAGFAAAEVLYNDAGAVMGVATGDMGLDKDGNKTDHFEPGVELHAKQTVFAEGCHGSLTKTLIAHYDLRKNSDPQTYGLGIKEIWEIPADKHSEGLIIHTVGWPMDSKTYGGSWMYHLDNNQVSVGFVIGLDYQNPYLSPFSEMQRFKTHPDVRKYLEGGRRIAYGARSLVEGGFQSLPKLTFPGGILIGDTAGFLNVPKIKGNHTAMKSGMVAAESLYDLLTAGDATSAECTAYTAAIKASWIWPELKKVRNIRPGFNFGLWVGMIHAAFQTVGGWLLPYTMKNHADYAALKPATDDLKIDYPKPDNVLTFDRLTSVRLSNTMHEDGQPSHLKLKDPSIPVAVNLPRYAEPAQRYCPAAVYEVVEDANGPKFVINAQNCVHCKTCDIKDPSQNIEWTVPQGGGGPNYSNM from the coding sequence ATGACCGAGCCGCGCACAGACCGCGAATCCATGGAATATGACGTTGTCATCGTCGGGGCCGGACCGTCGGGTCTGTCCTGCGCCATTCGGTTGAAACAACTGGCGGCGGAACGCGGCACGGATATTTCGGTGTGCGTCATTGAAAAAGGGTCCGAGGTCGGCGCGCATTTGATGTCGGGCGCGGTGTTTGAACCGCGCGCGCTGAACGAACTGATCCCCGACTGGAAGGAAAAAGGCGCACCGCTGCACGTGCAGGCGAAGACGGACCGTTTCTTGTTCCTGACGAAAAACAAATCCTTCCGCCTGCCCACCCCACCGCAAATGCACAACCACGGCAATTACATTATTTCGCTGTCCATGCTGGGCCGCTGGCTGGCCACACAGGCCGAAGAATTGGGCGTTGAAATTTACGCAGGCTTCGCCGCCGCCGAAGTGTTGTACAACGATGCAGGCGCGGTGATGGGCGTGGCCACCGGCGATATGGGATTGGATAAAGACGGCAATAAAACCGACCATTTCGAACCCGGCGTTGAATTGCACGCCAAGCAAACCGTATTCGCCGAAGGGTGCCATGGGTCGCTGACCAAAACGCTGATCGCACACTATGACCTGCGCAAAAATTCCGACCCGCAGACCTACGGTCTGGGTATCAAGGAAATCTGGGAAATTCCCGCCGACAAACACAGCGAAGGATTGATCATCCACACCGTTGGCTGGCCGATGGATTCCAAAACCTATGGCGGGTCATGGATGTACCATCTGGACAACAATCAGGTATCGGTCGGCTTCGTCATCGGTCTGGATTACCAAAACCCGTATCTGTCCCCCTTTTCCGAGATGCAGCGGTTTAAAACCCACCCGGATGTGCGCAAATATCTGGAAGGTGGACGCCGCATTGCCTATGGCGCGCGGTCACTGGTCGAGGGCGGGTTCCAGTCCTTGCCGAAACTCACCTTCCCCGGCGGGATTTTGATTGGCGATACGGCGGGATTTTTGAACGTGCCGAAAATCAAGGGCAACCACACCGCGATGAAATCCGGCATGGTGGCGGCGGAGTCGTTATATGACCTGCTCACCGCCGGTGATGCGACCAGTGCGGAGTGCACGGCATATACCGCTGCCATCAAAGCCAGCTGGATCTGGCCGGAGTTGAAGAAGGTGCGCAACATTCGCCCCGGGTTCAATTTCGGTTTGTGGGTCGGCATGATCCATGCCGCATTCCAGACGGTGGGCGGATGGTTATTGCCCTATACCATGAAAAACCATGCGGATTACGCGGCCCTGAAACCCGCGACCGATGATTTGAAAATTGATTATCCGAAACCGGATAACGTGCTGACCTTTGACCGCCTGACATCCGTGCGCCTGTCCAACACGATGCATGAGGATGGGCAACCATCCCACCTGAAGCTGAAAGACCCGTCTATTCCGGTCGCCGTCAACCTGCCCCGCTATGCCGAACCGGCGCAACGTTATTGCCCGGCCGCCGTGTATGAGGTTGTCGAGGACGCAAACGGCCCTAAATTTGTTATCAACGCCCAGAACTGCGTTCACTGCAAAACCTGCGATATCAAGGACCCCTCCCAGAATATCGAATGGACAGTGCCACAGGGCGGCGGCGGGCCGAACTATTCAAACATGTAA